A genomic segment from Propionibacteriaceae bacterium ZF39 encodes:
- a CDS encoding galactokinase family protein: protein MTSVPESGWRVPGRVEVLGKHTDYAGGNVLVCAVGRGVRARGTRRADRSVVARSSAYADPVTLVPGGGDALPAGHWGRYLQAVVDRFTAVFGPLDGADLALDSDLPLASGMSSSSALLVAVALTWADAIGLSETAAWVDLVGDDRLRLASFLASVENGRGFGPLGEHSGVGTHGGSEDHVAMLCGRHGELVEFGFSPTREHRSVPWPDGWSLVVATSGVAAEKTGAAQALYNRASLATQEILERWKASTGREDATLADAVRTSPTAPSELAGLVARDEFLSHRLEQFVVESEVLVPAAVDALAVGDLDAFGSAVTESQWLAETHLGNQVPQTSDLVSMAGDLGAKAASSFGAGFGGSVWALVEMGAAEAFAADWLAAYRNRFPADGSRASTLITLPSAPAERICGFRDPGERGL, encoded by the coding sequence GTGACATCCGTGCCCGAATCGGGTTGGCGGGTCCCCGGCCGGGTGGAAGTGCTCGGCAAACACACCGACTATGCGGGCGGAAACGTCCTCGTTTGCGCGGTGGGCCGGGGCGTACGCGCGCGGGGGACGCGGCGTGCCGACCGGTCGGTGGTCGCGCGCAGCAGCGCGTACGCCGACCCGGTCACGCTCGTGCCCGGCGGGGGAGATGCGCTCCCGGCCGGGCACTGGGGTCGCTATCTGCAGGCGGTCGTCGATCGATTCACGGCGGTGTTCGGCCCGCTGGATGGGGCCGACCTCGCCCTCGACTCGGACCTTCCGCTGGCGTCGGGGATGAGCAGTTCGTCAGCGCTGCTGGTGGCCGTCGCCCTGACGTGGGCCGACGCGATCGGGCTGTCGGAGACGGCGGCCTGGGTCGACCTGGTCGGTGACGATCGTCTGCGCCTCGCGTCGTTCCTGGCGAGCGTGGAGAACGGGCGTGGGTTCGGGCCTCTGGGGGAGCATTCCGGGGTGGGTACGCATGGCGGGTCGGAGGATCACGTCGCCATGCTGTGCGGGCGCCACGGGGAGCTCGTCGAGTTCGGCTTCTCGCCCACGCGCGAGCACCGGAGCGTGCCGTGGCCCGACGGCTGGTCGCTCGTCGTGGCCACCAGCGGGGTGGCCGCGGAGAAGACGGGGGCAGCCCAGGCGCTCTACAACCGCGCGTCCCTGGCGACACAGGAGATCCTGGAGCGGTGGAAGGCGTCGACCGGCCGGGAGGATGCCACCCTGGCGGACGCGGTGCGCACCTCTCCGACGGCTCCGTCCGAGCTGGCCGGGCTCGTTGCGCGGGACGAATTCCTCAGCCATCGGCTGGAGCAGTTCGTCGTCGAATCCGAGGTGTTGGTGCCGGCGGCGGTCGACGCCCTGGCTGTGGGCGATCTGGACGCCTTCGGCAGCGCGGTCACCGAGTCGCAGTGGCTCGCCGAGACCCACCTGGGCAATCAGGTCCCGCAGACCAGCGATCTGGTGTCGATGGCCGGGGACCTGGGGGCCAAAGCGGCCTCGTCGTTCGGGGCGGGTTTCGGTGGCAGCGTCTGGGCCCTGGTGGAGATGGGCGCGGCGGAGGCGTTCGCGGCGGACTGGCTGGCGGCCTATCGCAACCG
- a CDS encoding nucleotidyltransferase family protein, translated as MTPVTKVVVMARGLGSRMRREASADLSPEQASAAAVGAKAMMPLGGRPFLDHVLTRLADAGLVDACLVIGPEHTAVRDYYENLPMSRLRVTFAEQAEPRGTADAVAAAENFAGCDRFVVVNGDNLYPTESVRALIAAPGSATVGYSRDGLLAHSNIPAERIAAFGLLGVRGAALIDLVEKPTPDAVAALQTRAGDPAYPLITMNCWLLEPSIFDACRRIGPSARGELEIVDAVRALVADGVEFTVVPSDEGVLDLSARGDVAAVSAALAGHEVNL; from the coding sequence ATGACACCGGTCACCAAGGTGGTCGTGATGGCGCGCGGGCTCGGCTCCCGCATGCGGCGTGAGGCGTCCGCCGATCTGTCACCCGAGCAGGCCTCCGCGGCTGCCGTCGGGGCGAAGGCCATGATGCCCCTCGGCGGCCGGCCGTTCCTCGACCACGTGCTGACGCGGCTCGCCGATGCCGGGCTCGTTGACGCCTGTCTCGTCATCGGCCCCGAGCACACGGCCGTACGGGACTACTACGAGAACCTGCCGATGTCGCGCCTGCGGGTGACCTTCGCCGAGCAGGCCGAACCGCGGGGGACCGCGGATGCCGTGGCCGCGGCGGAAAACTTTGCCGGATGCGATCGGTTCGTCGTCGTCAACGGTGACAACCTCTATCCGACCGAGTCGGTGCGGGCCCTCATCGCCGCGCCCGGCTCCGCGACGGTCGGATACAGCCGTGACGGGCTCCTCGCCCACTCCAACATCCCCGCCGAACGCATCGCCGCCTTCGGATTGCTCGGCGTGCGGGGCGCCGCCCTGATCGATCTGGTGGAGAAGCCGACCCCTGACGCCGTGGCCGCGTTGCAGACCAGGGCCGGAGATCCGGCGTACCCCTTGATCACCATGAACTGCTGGCTCTTAGAGCCCTCGATCTTCGACGCCTGCCGGCGGATCGGTCCCTCGGCTCGCGGTGAGCTCGAGATCGTCGATGCGGTGCGGGCTCTTGTTGCCGATGGCGTGGAGTTCACGGTCGTGCCGTCCGACGAAGGAGTCCTCGACCTGTCCGCGCGGGGGGACGTGGCCGCCGTGAGTGCGGCGCTGGCCGGGCACGAGGTGAATCTGTGA